Proteins from one Thermoplasma sp. Kam2015 genomic window:
- a CDS encoding acyl-CoA dehydrogenase family protein encodes MMEEYEILRNTVREFSNKEIEAVSKDIEINGIPRSLKEKIAAQGFLGATLPAEKGGSGLDEKGYMIILEETAKASPSVSMWIFLTNLYLKIHPDASGKQDILSGKIDVTVDLSPYYLRSKAQPLNVAGGKISGRRANVINGTASSIIVSDGSSIYAVGSGMHAVNKNHLGLRGMDLSDVDFDSSTYEKVGSEEKLRTELKNSDGEIAAIFLGVADGTMAKAADYSKVRTAFDHPLKDYTPIFDEIVAARTQIELIRYYLYGNQGEYAKALSKIKAKEIALLATRSSLQIHGGYGYIHDFGIEKYYRDAMALAVYFGDDSWENGIISEVVIGERGGMI; translated from the coding sequence ATGATGGAAGAATATGAAATACTGAGGAATACCGTCAGAGAATTTTCCAACAAGGAGATCGAAGCGGTGTCCAAGGATATAGAGATAAACGGCATACCGAGATCTCTGAAGGAGAAGATAGCGGCTCAGGGCTTTCTGGGCGCAACCCTTCCCGCTGAAAAGGGAGGATCAGGACTAGACGAGAAAGGGTATATGATAATACTGGAGGAGACCGCGAAGGCATCCCCCTCAGTGTCTATGTGGATATTCCTCACAAACCTGTACCTGAAGATCCATCCGGACGCCAGCGGCAAGCAGGACATACTATCCGGTAAGATCGATGTGACGGTCGATCTTTCTCCTTACTATCTGCGCAGCAAAGCGCAGCCGTTGAATGTGGCGGGCGGCAAGATAAGCGGAAGGCGCGCGAACGTTATTAATGGAACGGCTTCGTCAATAATAGTCAGCGACGGAAGCAGCATATATGCGGTCGGATCCGGCATGCACGCTGTTAACAAGAACCATCTCGGCCTGCGCGGTATGGATCTTTCCGATGTTGATTTCGATTCGTCTACTTACGAGAAGGTTGGTTCAGAGGAGAAGCTCAGGACAGAACTGAAGAACTCTGACGGCGAGATAGCGGCCATCTTTCTTGGAGTTGCCGACGGAACAATGGCCAAGGCCGCGGACTATTCCAAGGTCAGGACCGCCTTCGATCACCCGCTTAAGGATTACACACCCATATTCGATGAGATCGTAGCCGCAAGGACGCAGATAGAACTGATAAGGTACTACCTTTACGGAAACCAAGGTGAATATGCAAAGGCCTTGAGCAAGATAAAGGCCAAGGAGATTGCGCTTCTGGCTACGAGAAGTTCACTGCAGATACACGGCGGCTACGGATACATACACGACTTCGGGATAGAGAAGTACTATAGAGACGCAATGGCTCTGGCAGTTTACTTTGGCGACGATTCATGGGAGAACGGGATCATCTCTGAGGTGGTGATAGGGGAGAGAGGAGGAATGATTTAG
- a CDS encoding PaaI family thioesterase, whose product MFDGEDLKKIFAMDGFLKNIEFEVSYIREGSIEISVPLRENLMRIGNIMNGGAIMAISDAVGGLTVLTYGSVLNQVTVNFSTEFIRPIGIGPVVFRSNMVRIGKNIAYVDVEALDGKGDLCSKSMGTYYIYR is encoded by the coding sequence ATGTTTGATGGTGAAGACCTCAAGAAGATATTCGCCATGGATGGATTCCTCAAGAATATAGAGTTTGAAGTATCTTACATCAGGGAAGGATCCATAGAGATAAGCGTACCGTTGAGGGAAAACCTCATGCGTATAGGCAACATCATGAACGGCGGCGCCATAATGGCGATCTCAGACGCAGTTGGCGGACTCACAGTTCTGACCTATGGATCGGTGTTAAATCAGGTTACAGTGAACTTCAGCACGGAGTTCATAAGACCTATAGGCATAGGGCCGGTGGTATTCAGAAGCAACATGGTACGAATAGGGAAGAATATAGCGTATGTCGATGTGGAGGCCCTAGACGGAAAGGGAGACCTCTGCTCAAAATCCATGGGCACATATTATATATACAGATAA
- a CDS encoding fatty acid--CoA ligase: MEYRYELTIDKLLQSGVSSNPAQKINYTGRREFTFEEFSKRVEKLAKALISIGVKKGDRVAVIDWDTYVYLEAYFAVPMVGAVLHTVNVRYPQDLIYYTMDHAEDKYVIVRDEFVPILSKNREAFYFIKGWIVYSETGQIPDLLSPKYVYDDLMKDSYSDIELPQISENDLATTFYTSGTTGIPKGVQFTHRQIVLHSISSGLALGDDPINLTSRDTIMPLVPMFHVHAWGVPYMSILAGRRYVLPGRYDFDHIIDLIDKYNVSVIAMVPSILYLIVTNPNVKKIAGRGIRAIVGGGALPEGLANAAEKLGITAISGYGLSETAPILTLATYNERVKSMPESEKKKFRLKTGVPIPLVQLRVVDDKMNDVPKDEKTIGEIVVRSPWLTSVYVKNNEGTESLWRGGWMHTGDLAVMDEYGYIRIVDREKDAVKSGGEFIPSLVLEDAISSCPGVIENAVVGKPDEKWGERPVAFYTGTAKPDDIRKHLLDMVNAGRIAKFWIPDDFINVKEFAKTSTGKIDKKVLREMIKK, from the coding sequence ATGGAATATAGATACGAACTCACTATAGATAAGCTTCTCCAGAGCGGTGTATCATCGAACCCTGCACAGAAGATAAATTATACTGGGCGAAGGGAATTCACCTTCGAGGAATTCAGCAAAAGGGTAGAAAAACTCGCAAAGGCCCTCATCTCAATAGGAGTGAAGAAAGGGGACAGAGTTGCAGTCATCGATTGGGATACATATGTTTATCTCGAGGCGTATTTCGCCGTTCCAATGGTGGGTGCGGTTCTCCATACGGTCAATGTTAGGTATCCGCAGGATCTCATATACTACACGATGGATCATGCCGAGGACAAATACGTCATCGTGAGGGATGAATTCGTTCCCATCCTATCCAAGAACAGGGAGGCGTTCTACTTCATAAAGGGCTGGATAGTGTATTCCGAGACAGGCCAGATCCCTGATTTACTCTCTCCAAAGTACGTCTACGATGACCTCATGAAGGATTCCTATTCAGATATAGAGCTGCCTCAAATATCGGAAAACGATCTGGCCACAACATTCTACACCTCCGGTACAACTGGTATACCCAAGGGGGTTCAGTTCACTCACAGACAGATTGTGCTACATTCCATTTCATCTGGTCTGGCACTGGGCGATGACCCAATAAACCTGACTTCAAGGGACACCATAATGCCGCTTGTTCCTATGTTCCACGTGCATGCATGGGGCGTACCGTACATGTCCATACTGGCAGGAAGGAGATACGTGCTTCCTGGAAGATATGACTTCGATCATATAATAGACCTAATAGACAAGTACAACGTGAGCGTAATAGCGATGGTACCTTCGATCCTCTATCTCATCGTCACGAATCCAAACGTGAAGAAGATAGCGGGACGCGGAATAAGGGCCATTGTCGGCGGCGGTGCCCTACCAGAAGGCCTTGCAAACGCTGCAGAGAAGTTGGGGATCACCGCAATCTCCGGGTATGGTCTGTCTGAAACGGCACCAATACTGACGCTGGCCACGTATAACGAGCGCGTGAAGTCAATGCCTGAATCTGAGAAAAAGAAGTTCAGGCTCAAGACAGGCGTTCCGATCCCGCTGGTGCAGCTGAGGGTCGTGGATGACAAGATGAACGATGTCCCGAAGGACGAGAAGACCATAGGAGAGATCGTCGTAAGATCGCCATGGCTCACCAGCGTATATGTTAAGAACAACGAGGGTACTGAATCGCTGTGGCGCGGAGGCTGGATGCATACTGGCGATCTCGCTGTCATGGATGAATACGGATACATACGGATAGTTGACAGGGAGAAAGATGCCGTCAAATCTGGCGGTGAATTCATACCATCGCTCGTACTTGAGGACGCCATAAGTTCTTGTCCTGGCGTGATTGAAAATGCGGTCGTTGGAAAACCGGATGAGAAATGGGGTGAGAGACCTGTAGCATTTTACACGGGAACGGCAAAACCAGACGATATCAGAAAACACCTCCTTGACATGGTCAATGCTGGTAGAATCGCCAAGTTCTGGATCCCTGATGATTTTATAAATGTGAAGGAGTTTGCAAAGACAAGCACGGGAAAGATAGATAAAAAGGTACTCAGGGAAATGATTAAAAAATGA